In the Flagellimonas sp. MMG031 genome, one interval contains:
- a CDS encoding T9SS type A sorting domain-containing protein, with protein MKHLYLVMLLFVCTLGFSQENARSNADIDGFKLYPNPVTQGKVYIETTLNAPKKILVFDVLGTQVLQTTILGKELNLSELDKGVYILRVFEYNKVATRKLIVK; from the coding sequence ATGAAGCACCTTTACCTCGTCATGTTATTATTTGTCTGCACCCTTGGGTTTTCTCAGGAAAACGCTAGGTCCAACGCAGATATTGACGGGTTTAAGCTCTACCCCAACCCGGTTACCCAAGGCAAAGTGTATATAGAAACCACCCTTAACGCCCCCAAAAAAATCTTGGTTTTTGATGTGTTGGGAACGCAAGTCCTCCAAACCACCATTTTAGGCAAGGAACTCAACCTTTCCGAATTGGACAAAGGGGTCTACATTCTTCGCGTGTTCGAGTACAACAAAGTGGCGACTAGAAAGCTCATTGTGAAATAG
- a CDS encoding quercetin 2,3-dioxygenase codes for MNRNAFLKRTALSAAALASMPSFAHFSSKNEKESKNLKPKIVRKGEGKQVNVIGDQQTFKLTSEDTNGLFTLIEEVNPPGTMIPPHVHTNEDEIFKVLEGELEVTVGDETTVLKAGDLAFAPKNVPHTWKVVGNQDCKTILSVFPAGLELMFAELGNLPPGPPDFAKVSEICGRYGITFLT; via the coding sequence ATGAATCGAAATGCATTCTTAAAAAGAACCGCTCTATCTGCAGCGGCGCTTGCTTCAATGCCCTCATTCGCTCATTTCTCTTCCAAAAATGAAAAAGAGAGCAAGAACCTGAAACCAAAAATCGTAAGAAAAGGAGAAGGAAAACAAGTAAACGTTATCGGAGACCAACAAACCTTTAAATTGACAAGTGAAGACACCAATGGCCTTTTCACCTTGATTGAGGAAGTAAATCCGCCGGGAACCATGATTCCTCCGCATGTACACACCAATGAGGATGAAATCTTCAAGGTTTTGGAAGGAGAGCTTGAAGTTACTGTGGGCGATGAAACTACTGTTTTAAAAGCAGGTGATTTGGCTTTTGCGCCCAAAAATGTACCGCACACCTGGAAAGTGGTGGGCAATCAAGATTGTAAAACCATTTTAAGTGTTTTTCCAGCAGGATTGGAGCTCATGTTCGCCGAATTGGGCAATCTACCACCAGGACCACCAGATTTTGCCAAAGTCAGTGAGATTTGCGGCAGGTATGGAATTACATTTCTAACATAA
- a CDS encoding acyl transferase, with product MKQFETHRIFNIEKASEFNDLALDVFRFQFENNVVYQDFCQHLKKGPETVSHYLDIPFLPISFFKTHRVLSTQKEVETIFTSSGTTQSTTSKHLVPDIKLYENSFLRAFEYFYEAPEEICILALLPSYLEREGSSLIYMVDYLIKKSNHPDSGFYLHNLDELHRKLLALEQKNTKTLLISVSFALLDLAEQFPMKLKNTTVMETGGMKGRRKELIREELHHILTQGLGVDRIHSEYGMTELLSQAYSKGNGIFQTPPWMKIITRDTEDPLSIQAYGKTGGINVIDLANVYSCSFIATQDLGKTHANGSFEVLGRFDDSDIRGCNLMVL from the coding sequence ATGAAACAGTTTGAGACCCATCGTATTTTCAATATTGAAAAGGCAAGTGAATTCAATGATTTGGCCTTGGATGTTTTTCGTTTCCAGTTTGAAAACAATGTAGTCTATCAGGACTTTTGTCAACACCTAAAAAAAGGACCTGAAACCGTTTCGCATTATCTCGACATCCCTTTTTTACCCATATCCTTCTTTAAGACCCATCGCGTGCTTTCCACCCAAAAAGAAGTCGAAACCATTTTCACGAGCAGCGGCACCACACAAAGCACGACCAGCAAACATTTAGTACCGGACATCAAACTATATGAAAACAGTTTTTTAAGGGCCTTTGAATATTTTTATGAAGCTCCCGAAGAAATCTGCATTTTGGCATTGTTGCCCTCTTATTTGGAAAGGGAAGGTTCCTCGCTCATTTATATGGTCGACTATTTAATCAAAAAATCAAATCATCCTGATAGCGGATTTTACCTTCACAACCTCGATGAACTTCACCGAAAATTGCTTGCCCTAGAGCAAAAAAACACCAAAACCCTTCTGATAAGCGTGTCGTTTGCTTTGCTGGACCTGGCCGAGCAATTCCCTATGAAACTCAAAAACACGACGGTGATGGAGACGGGAGGGATGAAAGGACGTCGTAAGGAACTCATTCGCGAAGAACTCCATCATATCCTAACCCAAGGGTTGGGTGTTGATAGGATTCATTCCGAGTATGGGATGACCGAGCTCTTATCACAAGCGTATTCCAAGGGCAATGGGATTTTCCAAACACCCCCTTGGATGAAAATCATCACTCGCGATACCGAGGACCCGCTCAGCATACAAGCCTACGGAAAAACCGGGGGTATCAACGTCATCGATTTAGCCAATGTTTACTCGTGTTCCTTTATCGCCACACAAGATTTAGGGAAGACCCATGCCAATGGCAGTTTTGAGGTGTTGGGGCGGTTTGATGATTCCGATATCCGCGGCTGTAATTTGATGGTGCTTTAA
- a CDS encoding T9SS type A sorting domain-containing protein, producing the protein MKKIYFVLLLMALPLFSFGQDLVTVNNEPVQELQGFKMYPNPAYGNEVYITTETNGVKDIKIYDVFGEVVLTSRITTNTLDISRLVPGVYVLQVTERKKTMTRKLVVK; encoded by the coding sequence ATGAAGAAAATCTACTTTGTATTACTACTTATGGCTTTACCATTGTTTTCTTTCGGTCAAGATTTAGTTACCGTGAACAACGAACCGGTACAAGAGCTACAGGGTTTTAAAATGTACCCTAATCCCGCTTATGGGAACGAAGTTTACATTACCACCGAAACCAACGGTGTAAAGGATATTAAGATCTATGATGTATTTGGAGAAGTGGTGCTCACCAGCCGAATCACGACCAACACTCTCGACATTTCACGATTGGTTCCAGGTGTTTATGTACTCCAAGTAACAGAACGCAAAAAAACCATGACCAGAAAACTGGTCGTCAAATAA